The Ferviditalea candida genome includes the window CTGAGGCTGTCCAAAATCGACGGAGCTCCCTCAAAATGCCCCTGGTCCACCTTGCAATCAAGAACCCGCAGCGGGTTGCGTTCGAGCCGGGATTGGCAGTCCCGGCACAGCTTGTCTTTCAGCGGCGTCAAAAATTCCAGCAGCTTGCTGCGGTAGAGGGCACGGTCCTCCGGCGTTCCCACGGAATTGACCTCGACTCTGACATCCTTCAGGCCGATTTCCTTATAGAATAAGTACCCAAGGGCAATCACCTCGGCATCCAGCGTCGAATCGACAGAGCCGAAAGCCTCGATACCGAATTGATGAAATTGCCGGTAGCGTCCCGCCTGCGGCTGTTCATAGCGGAACATCGGACCGATATAAAAGAGCTTGCTGATTTCCGGCTCGCCGTACAATTTGTTTTCAACATAGGCGCGCACGACTCCGGCCGTCCCCTCCGGACGCAGGCTCATGCTGCGCTCTCCCTTGTCCCGGAAGGTATACATTTCCTTCTCCACGATATCGGTCGTTTCACCCACGCCCCGCTGAAACAGCTCCGTATGCTCAAAAATCGGCGTGCGAATTTCCTTGTAGTTGAAGCGGCGGCATACATCCCTCGCCTTCTGTTCCAGGTACTGCCATTTCTCCACCGTTCCCGGAAGCAAATCCTGTGTTCCTTTCGGTTTTTGCAATACCATAAGCCATCCCCCCCTGTTGAGATCGATGAATCACTTCCCGCAAACAAAAAATCCCCCATCTCTGACCGCTGTCAGGGACGGGAGATATTAGCCGCAAATCACCCGTGGTACCACCCACATTCAAAGCTCCGAACGAAACCGGTCCTTCCTTCGTCCGGGTCTTTGCACTCTGACGGTTAACGCCCGTTCACGCAGCGCAACTAATGGGAGCCGCCGTCTGCGGTCCGTTCATCGCCTGTCCTCAGGGAGGTCTCTCATTCAGTCATCATCGGGAGGCTTGCAGCCTTGACCTCCCTCTCTGGGTATGTGGGGCCGAATGACTTTATCCCTTCATCGAATCAAAGCATCATTAACTTCCATTTGATTGTAATATCCATGTCCGGCAAAGTCAAGAACGATCCGCCAAGAGCAAGAATTATGTTACAATCGACTTATCAGAATCAGCGGGAGGGAAGGTTCGTGGAACTGGTGGGGCGCTGTGCGCAATGCCAAAAGGAAATTTTCTGCAGGGACGGATTCCTCGAAGGTGCGGTCGACGAGGACAAACGGCTGCTTTGCTTTGATTGCCTCGGCAATCAACCGGCGAAGGATTCCGGACAAAGAAAGAAACCTACAAATTAATTTGTAGGTTCAACAATTCGGTATATATCATTAAAAAGGGGGTCAATGGTTATTATAAGCAAGGTATATTAAAGGAGAATGAAAATCAGATTACAAACACATTACAATTTATAAAGCGCCTTCAACCGGGATTCCTTTCTTCATGAACAGCCGTTCGAGCGCTTCGATTTTGTCCTTCGTGTATTTCCTGTAGTGCTCATTATACACGCTCGGTTCCTTCGGGTTGGCAAATCTGGAGATTTCACCGGTGACGGAATCGATCCATTTGCTGGACGCGCCGCACCCCAAGCCGATGATCGTCTGCATTTCCTCCATGATGATGATGTTGTAGATGCTCTCCCTGCCCGGTAGCGCATATCCGACATTTTCCAAATTGCCCAAGATATTTTTCTGGCGGTACAAGTAATACGGAGAGTATCCGTTGCGGTTCGTCCATTCCGCGGCCATGCCCATCATGGCGGTCGCCTCGGCCCGGCCGGCCACCCGGTATTGATCGGCATGCTTATTCCGGGTCATTTCCGAAGCCCGTTTGAACGAGAGCGTATGAACCGTCAGCGATTCCGGCATTAATTCCTCCGTTTTGCGAAGCGTATAGGCAAACTCATCCGCCCCTTCACCCGGCAGGCCGATAATCAGATCCATATTGATGTTGTTCATGCCCATCCTCCGTGCCAGGCGGAATTTCTCAAGCGTTTCTTCCACCGTATGATGCCTGCCGATCACATCCAGCGTTTTTTGAATATATGACTGTGGATTGACGCTGATTCTGCCGATTCCCCATTTTTTAAGGACGTCAAGCTTATCCTCGGTGATCGTATCGGGACGGCCCGCCTCTACAGTAATTTCCCTGACCCTGTCCATATGCGGGAATGATGCGTACATCCGCTCATAGAGCATGTCCATTTCTTCGGACGTGATGCTGGTCGGCGTTCCTCCGCCGAAATAAATGGTCGTGATCCGCATGTCGTTCTGCTTCAGCCAACGGCCGATCTCCTCCATCTCGTAGTGAAGTCCGCCCAGGAAGGAATCCACCGATCCTTGTCTGCCGTTGATCGCATAGGCCGGGAAAGTGCAATATGCGCATTTGGTCGGGCAAAAGGGAATCCCGATATAGATGCTGACCTCGCGGCGAAGATCGTACAAATCTGGAACCACCGACAGCTGGCGTTCGACGATCCGCCGCATGAGCGCGATTTTCTCTTCATGGATCAAATATTGCTCCCGCAGAACCCGGAAAGCCTCTTCCTGCGAAGCGCCGCTTCCGAGCATCCGATGCAGCAATTTGGTCGGCCGGACACCGGTAAGGATGCCCCAGGGCTGCTCAAGCCCTGTCCATTCCTGAAGGATTTGAAGCAGCGCGTAACTCAGCGACAGGCGGATTTCCCTGCGGCGCTGTTTGTCATCGGCATCCGGTGGCAGAGCTTTTTCACGCACAGCCTGATATAGCTTTCCGGATGCTGGGTCTGTCAATTCGGCGGAGGAATTGGCCGAGATGACTTCCCCGTGCGGCCTGAATCCTGTGGTTTTCAATTGAATCCGCAGTGCGTCACCCGATTCCGGCGGGCCGGCTGCGTCCCGGAAAATCAGCTCCGGTTCGTCGAAAAACAAACGCATGATATTTTCGATAGAATGCCGAAGCTGTTCGGCGACACCGATCATCTCGAATTTCATAACCATTCCCCTTTATTTCAAAAATTTCAAATGGCGGTATCTGATCTTGTCTTCTATCACGCCGGGGTCCGGTTCAGAATAAAAAACGGGAAGATGTTCCTCCGTATCCATGTGCAAGGATTCCTGAAAACTGTTGTGCAAAAGCCGATTCTGCGAAGAAAGCGTCAGCTGTTCTTTGCCCGAGCGATGCATTGTCACACACCTTCGTTTTTGGGCTATATTGTCTCCAGAACAAAAAAAATAATCCCTGTGGAATTATTTGCTGTCCAGAATCAGGGTAACCGGTCCCCAATTGGTCAAAGCCACATCCATCATTGCTCCAAATACCCCCGTTTCCACTTTCAAGCCCCGGCGGCGGAGCGCATCGTTGAACTGTTCATAAATCCGTACGGCATGCTCCGGACCGGCAGCGTTCATGAAATTCGGCCTCCTGCCTTTCCGGCAGTCGCCGTAAAGTGTAAATTGCGAGATCGAAAGAACCTGACCCCCGATATCCAAAACGGAATGGTTCATCTTTCCCTCTTCATCTTCAAAAATCCGCAAATTGGCGATTTTTTCGGCCAGATAATCTGCATCCCGATCCTTATCCTCGTGGGTGACGCCGACAAGCAGAACAAGCCCCTTGCCGATTTTCCCGACGATCTCTCCGGAAACGGAAACCTGCGCCTCTTTGCTTCGCTGCGCCACGATCCTCATTGCATCTATCACTCCAATCGCAATCTATAGGAGTCTGTCCGATGAAGTAAAAATGATGAATAT containing:
- the hisS gene encoding histidine--tRNA ligase, whose protein sequence is MVLQKPKGTQDLLPGTVEKWQYLEQKARDVCRRFNYKEIRTPIFEHTELFQRGVGETTDIVEKEMYTFRDKGERSMSLRPEGTAGVVRAYVENKLYGEPEISKLFYIGPMFRYEQPQAGRYRQFHQFGIEAFGSVDSTLDAEVIALGYLFYKEIGLKDVRVEVNSVGTPEDRALYRSKLLEFLTPLKDKLCRDCQSRLERNPLRVLDCKVDQGHFEGAPSILDSLSEASSAHFEKVREALEAMGIPYSVNPRLVRGLDYYTHTAFEYKAEGIGAIDTVGGGGRYNGLVAQVGGHDQPGVGLGLGLERILLVMEAKGIEIPPSPQPDVYLIALGEQAEMKAAELLFQLRSRGLTAEKDYQSRKMKAQLKSADRLQARYAAILGEDELAAGNISLKNLADGQQETIPLDRLAEALAEKK
- a CDS encoding coproporphyrinogen III oxidase, with product MKFEMIGVAEQLRHSIENIMRLFFDEPELIFRDAAGPPESGDALRIQLKTTGFRPHGEVISANSSAELTDPASGKLYQAVREKALPPDADDKQRRREIRLSLSYALLQILQEWTGLEQPWGILTGVRPTKLLHRMLGSGASQEEAFRVLREQYLIHEEKIALMRRIVERQLSVVPDLYDLRREVSIYIGIPFCPTKCAYCTFPAYAINGRQGSVDSFLGGLHYEMEEIGRWLKQNDMRITTIYFGGGTPTSITSEEMDMLYERMYASFPHMDRVREITVEAGRPDTITEDKLDVLKKWGIGRISVNPQSYIQKTLDVIGRHHTVEETLEKFRLARRMGMNNINMDLIIGLPGEGADEFAYTLRKTEELMPESLTVHTLSFKRASEMTRNKHADQYRVAGRAEATAMMGMAAEWTNRNGYSPYYLYRQKNILGNLENVGYALPGRESIYNIIIMEEMQTIIGLGCGASSKWIDSVTGEISRFANPKEPSVYNEHYRKYTKDKIEALERLFMKKGIPVEGAL
- the dtd gene encoding D-aminoacyl-tRNA deacylase, which translates into the protein MRIVAQRSKEAQVSVSGEIVGKIGKGLVLLVGVTHEDKDRDADYLAEKIANLRIFEDEEGKMNHSVLDIGGQVLSISQFTLYGDCRKGRRPNFMNAAGPEHAVRIYEQFNDALRRRGLKVETGVFGAMMDVALTNWGPVTLILDSK